From the Halalkalicoccus sp. CGA53 genome, one window contains:
- a CDS encoding DUF6653 family protein → MLTELTEMENMWARHSNPKSGWSRMAAGFVAVGALYHRQWKLLGLTLLFLIINPVLFREPSEELDDWMYKVVRAEERWTNDGHRLIGLGYPQILNTVSIPIGLYGLYAAYKRKPVSTLVFTLASQGLNQWCLKEIIEYYEEVDSQ, encoded by the coding sequence ATGCTCACAGAGTTGACGGAGATGGAGAACATGTGGGCCAGACACTCCAATCCGAAGAGCGGGTGGAGTCGAATGGCAGCAGGGTTCGTGGCCGTGGGCGCACTCTACCATCGGCAATGGAAGTTGTTGGGGCTCACTCTCCTGTTCTTAATCATCAATCCGGTGCTATTCCGCGAACCAAGTGAAGAGTTGGATGACTGGATGTACAAGGTCGTACGTGCTGAAGAACGCTGGACTAACGACGGGCACCGCCTCATCGGTCTCGGCTACCCACAGATCCTAAACACCGTGAGTATCCCAATAGGGCTCTATGGTCTCTACGCAGCGTACAAACGCAAGCCTGTCTCAACGTTGGTTTTCACGCTCGCATCACAAGGACTCAACCAGTGGTGTTTGAAGGAGATTATCGAGTACTACGAAGAAGTAGATTCGCAGTAA
- a CDS encoding DUF790 family protein — MLTADLSRSRTTDEEVTPLFINSNDERYRQTARELIQLFEAHLEESKGDLEDAIDELTVADTDYKIVQGLAKLLEDECEFEVVSPVEPREIRRRLFERANERYPIVRQPTLGKDTQKLEVYSGVADALGISLEECYRGMYADLEGNKRLVRIGTRTAEQYADTGAGDERTSASTSTTALTGSSSEEYEHTDLTVDWLLIRYNLALAQAVLYDATEMCIRVWDHFGTVFSYVKLFGLMHRIYPIDADGKRVGSTDQAVGYEAVLDGPASLFSQSQKYGIRMANFLPALPLCDRWEMAAEILIDETLGETRQFTLDHTDGLDSHYSAGKRFDSDVERTLAQKWERATTEWELVREDDVFDLGAEVMIPDFAIEHPDGRRAILEVVGFWTPEYLESKLEKIRQVDADNFILAVSERLDCSSEEFGSAADRVLWFKTGIHVYDLVELAETYASQAEPTAMTETDT, encoded by the coding sequence GTGCTAACGGCTGATCTCTCACGGTCGCGCACGACTGATGAAGAGGTCACACCGTTATTTATCAACTCGAACGACGAGCGCTACCGGCAGACCGCCCGAGAGCTCATTCAGTTGTTCGAGGCGCATCTTGAGGAATCGAAGGGTGACCTCGAGGACGCGATCGACGAACTGACCGTCGCGGATACCGACTACAAGATCGTTCAGGGTTTGGCGAAGCTCCTGGAAGACGAGTGTGAGTTCGAGGTCGTCTCGCCGGTCGAGCCGCGCGAGATTCGTCGGCGACTGTTCGAGCGAGCCAATGAACGGTATCCGATCGTCCGACAGCCCACACTCGGTAAGGACACCCAGAAGCTGGAAGTGTATAGCGGGGTTGCCGACGCGCTGGGTATCTCACTCGAAGAGTGCTATCGGGGGATGTACGCCGATCTCGAGGGCAACAAACGACTCGTCCGGATCGGGACGCGAACTGCCGAGCAGTACGCTGATACTGGTGCTGGTGATGAGAGGACATCAGCGTCGACATCGACGACTGCGTTGACCGGCAGTAGCTCCGAAGAGTACGAACACACGGATCTCACCGTCGACTGGCTGTTGATCCGGTACAATCTCGCGCTCGCGCAGGCGGTGCTCTACGATGCGACGGAGATGTGCATTCGCGTGTGGGATCACTTCGGGACAGTGTTCAGCTACGTGAAGCTGTTCGGGCTAATGCACCGCATCTACCCGATCGACGCCGATGGCAAGCGCGTCGGGAGTACCGATCAGGCTGTAGGGTACGAAGCCGTGCTTGATGGACCGGCATCGCTGTTTTCGCAGTCTCAGAAGTACGGGATCCGAATGGCGAACTTCCTTCCGGCACTTCCGCTCTGTGATCGGTGGGAGATGGCCGCCGAGATCCTTATCGACGAGACACTCGGAGAGACGCGCCAGTTCACATTGGATCATACCGACGGGCTGGATTCGCATTACAGCGCCGGGAAGCGCTTCGATAGCGACGTCGAACGGACGCTCGCCCAAAAGTGGGAACGAGCAACGACGGAGTGGGAGTTAGTGCGAGAGGACGACGTATTCGACCTCGGCGCGGAGGTGATGATCCCCGATTTTGCGATCGAGCATCCGGACGGTCGTCGGGCGATCCTCGAGGTCGTTGGATTCTGGACTCCCGAGTATCTGGAATCGAAGCTGGAGAAGATCCGGCAGGTAGACGCGGACAACTTCATTCTCGCTGTCTCAGAGCGCTTGGATTGTTCCAGTGAGGAGTTTGGGAGCGCTGCCGATCGCGTGCTGTGGTTCAAGACCGGGATTCACGTCTACGATCTCGTGGAGCTGGCTGAGACGTACGCCAGCCAGGCTGAACCAACAGCGATGACCGAGACGGACACCTGA